One Halichoerus grypus chromosome 1, mHalGry1.hap1.1, whole genome shotgun sequence genomic region harbors:
- the KEAP1 gene encoding kelch-like ECH-associated protein 1, which translates to MQPEPRLSGAGARTRFLPLRSQRPEGAGDTVMYASTECKAEVTPSQHGNRTFSYTLEDHTKQAFGIMNELRLSQQLCDVTLQVKYEDAPAAQFMAHKVVLASSSPVFKAMFTNGLREQGMEVVSIEGIHPKVMERLIEFAYTASISMGEKCVLHVMNGAVMYQIDSVVRACSDFLVQQLDPSNAIGIANFAEQIGCAELHQRAREYIYMHFGEVAKQEEFFNLSHCQLVTLISRDDLNVRCESEVFHACIDWVKYDCEQRRFYVQALLRAVRCHSLTPHFLQMQLQKCEILQSDSRCKDYLVKIFQELTLHKPTQVMPCRAPKVGRLIYTAGGYFRQSLSYLEAYNPSDGTWLRLADLQVPRSGLAGCVVGGLLYAVGGRNNSPDGNTDSNALDCYNPMTNQWSPCAPMSVPRNRIGVGVIDGHIYAVGGSHGCIHHNSVERYEPERDEWHLVAPMLTRRIGVGVAVLNRLLYAVGGFDGTNRLNSAECYYPERNEWRMITPMNTIRSGAGVCVLHNCIYAAGGYDGQDQLNSVERYDVETETWSFVAPMKHRRSALGITVHQGRIYVLGGYDGHTFLDSVECYDPDTDTWSEVTHMTSGRSGVGVAVTMEPCRKQIDQQNCTC; encoded by the exons ATGCAGCCGGAACCCAGGCTTAGCGGGGCTGGGGCCCGCACGCGATTCCTTCCCCTGAGGTCACAGCGCCCTGAGGGGGCAGGGGACACGGTGATGTACGCCTCCACCGAGTGCAAAGCCGAGGTGACGCCCTCCCAGCACGGCAACCGCACCTTCAGCTACACGCTGGAGGACCACACCAAGCAGGCCTTTGGCATCATGAACGAGCTGCGGCTCAGCCAGCAGCTCTGTGATGTCACACTGCAGGTCAAATATGAGGACGCGCCAGCCGCCCAGTTCATGGCTCACAAGGTGGTGCTGGCCTCATCTAGCCCCGTCTTCAAGGCCATGTTCACCAATGGGCTGCGGGAGCAGGGCATGGAGGTGGTGTCCATTGAGGGCATCCACCCCAAGGTCATGGAGCGCCTCATTGAGTTTGCCTACACGGCCTCCATCTCCATGGGGGAGAAGTGTGTGCTCCACGTGATGAATGGCGCCGTCATGTACCAGATCGACAGCGTCGTCCGCGCCTGCAGCGACTTCCTCGTGCAGCAGCTGGACCCCAGCAACGCCATTGGCATTGCCAACTTCGCCGAACAGATCGGCTGCGCCGAGCTGCATCAGCGCGCCCGCGAATACATCTATATGCACTTCGGAGAG GTGGCCAAGCAAGAGGAGTTCTTCAACCTGTCCCATTGCCAGCTGGTGACGCTCATCAGCCGAGACGACCTGAACGTGCGCTGCGAGTCCGAGGTCTTCCACGCCTGCATCGACTGGGTCAAGTACGACTGCGAGCAGCGGCGCTTCTACGTGCAGGCGCTGCTCCGTGCCGTGCGCTGCCACTCCCTCACGCCCCACTTCCTGCAGATGCAGCTGCAGAAGTGCGAGATCTTGCAGTCGGACTCCCGCTGCAAGGACTACCTGGTCAAGATCTTCCAGGAGCTTACCTTGCATAAGCCCACGCAGGTGATGCCCTGTCGGGCGCCCAAAGTCGGCCGGCTCATCTACACCGCTGGTGGCTACTTCCGCCAGTCGCTCAGCTACCTGGAGGCCTACAACCCCAGTGATGGCACCTGGCTCCGACTGGCAGACCTGCAGGTCCCTCGCAGTGGCCTGGCCGGCTGCGTCGTGGGCGGGCTGCTGTATGCTGTGGGTGGCCGGAACAACTCGCCCGACGGCAACACCGACTCCAATGCGCTGGACTGCTATAACCCCATGACCAACCAGTGGTCGCCCTGTGCCCCCATGAGCGTACCACGCAATCGGATCGGGGTTGGGGTCATCGATGGGCACATCTATGCCGTTGGTGGCTCCCATGGCTGCATCCACCACAACAGTGTGGAGCG GTATGAGCCAGAGCGGGACGAGTGGCACTTGGTGGCCCCAATGCTGACTCGAAGGATCGGGGTGGGAGTGGCGGTCCTCAACCGTCTGCTCTATGCCGTCGGGGGCTTTGATGGAACAAACCGCCTCAACTCAGCCGAGTGTTACTACCCAGAGAGAAATGAGTGGCGGATGATCACACCCATGAACACCATCCGGagtggggcag GAGTCTGTGTCTTACACAACTGTATCTATGCTGCGGGAGGCTACGATGGTCAGGACCAGCTCAACAGCGTGGAGCGCTACGACGTGGAGACAGAAACGTGGAGTTTTGTAGCTCCCATGAAGCATCGGCGAAGTGCCCTGGGGATTACTGTGCACCAGGGAAGGATCTACGTTCTCG GAGGCTATGATGGCCACACGTTCCTGGACAGTGTGGAGTGTTACGACCCAGACACAGACACCTGGAGTGAGGTGACCCACATGACATCGGGCCGGAGCGGGGTGGGTGTTGCTGTCACCATGGAGCCCTGCCGGAAGCAGATCGACCAGCAGAACTGTACCTGTTGA
- the PDE4A gene encoding 3',5'-cyclic-AMP phosphodiesterase 4A isoform X5, which yields MPLVDFFCETCSKPWLVGWWDQFKRMLNRELTHLSEMSRSGNQVSEYISTTFLDKQNEVEIPSPTMKDREKQSAPRQRPSQQPPPPGPQFQPMSQITGVKKLMHSSSLNDSSIPRFGVKTDQEELLAQELENLNKWGLNIFCVSEYAGGRSLSCIMYTIFQERDLLKKFRIPVDTMVTYMLTLEDHYHPDVAYHNSLHAADVLQSTHVLLATPALDAVFTDLEILAALFAAAIHDVDHPGVSNQFLINTNSELALMYNDESVLENHHLAVGFKLLQEDNCDIFQNLSKRQRQSLRKMVIDMVLATDMSKHMTLLADLKTMVETKKVTSSGVLLLDNYSDRIQVLRNMVHCADLSNPTKPLELYRQWTDRIMAEFFQQGDRERERGMEISPMCDKHTASVEKSQVGFIDYIVHPLWETWADLVHPDAQEILDTLEDNRDWYYSAIRQSPSPPPEEDPRGPGHPPPPDKFQFELTLEEEEEEELSTSPGAFEVRDLSLAQDPSAAEELWEVDGQAMATEVKVKEPRFTPQGDSAGSVAAGEDEFMSPDASVEAGGRSRPLALSAESPPLPALRTLPPPEEAPGLLGLPSMAAEVGAQKEHQAAKRACSACTGTSGEDPPPLPAPGGWGSAGGPT from the exons GCAAAATGAAGTGGAGATTCCATCACCCACAATGAAGGATCGAGAAAAACAGTCAGCCCCACGGCAGAgaccctcccagcagcccccgccccctgGACCGCAATTCCAGCCCATGTCTCAGATCACAGGGGTGAAGAAGCTGATGCACAGCAGCAGCCTGAATGATTCCAGCATCCCCCGCTTTGGGGTGAAGACCGACCAAGAGGAGCTCCTGGCCCAA GAACTGGAGAACCTGAACAAGTGGGGTCTGAACATCTTTTGCGTGTCAGAATACGCCGGAGGCCGTTCCCTCAGCTGCATCATGTACACGATATTTCAG GAGCGGGACCTGCTGAAGAAGTTCCGCATCCCGGTGGACACCATGGTGACTTATATGCTGACCCTGGAGGACCACTACCACCCCGACGTGGCCTACCACAACAGCCTGCACGCGGCTGACGTGCTGCAGTCCACGCATGTGCTGTTGGCCACACCCGCGCTCGAT GCTGTGTTCACGGACCTGGAGATTCTTGCCGCCCTCTTCGCGGCTGCCATTCATGACGTGGACCACCCTGGGGTCTCCAACCAGTTCCTCATCAACACCA ATTCGGAGCTGGCGCTCATGTACAACGACGAGTCGGTGCTGGAGAACCACCACCTGGCCGTGGGCTTCAAGCTGCTGCAGGAAGACAACTGCGACATCTTCCAGAACCTCAGCAAGCGCCAGCGGCAGAGCCTGCGCAAGATGGTCATCGACATG GTGCTGGCCACGGACATGTCCAAACACATGACCCTCCTGGCAGACCTGAAGACCATGGTGGAGACCAAGAAAGTGACCAGCTCGGGGGTCCTCCTGCTGGACAACTACTCCGACCGCATCCAG GTCCTTCGGAACATGGTGCACTGTGCGGACCTCAGCAACCCCACCAAACCCCTGGAGCTCTACCGCCAGTGGACCGACCGCATCATGGCCGAGTTCTTCCAGCAGGGCGACCGGGAGCGGGAGCGGGGCATGGAGATCAGCCCCATGTGCGACAAGCACACGGCCTCGGTGGAGAAGTCTCAG gTGGGTTTCATcgactatattgtacacccgctGTGGGAGACGTGGGCTGACCTGGTCCACCCAGATGCGCAAGAGATCCTGGACACGTTGGAGGACAACCGGGACTGGTACTACAGTGCCATCCGGCAGAGCCCTTCACCACCGCCCGAGGAGGACCCCAGAGGGCCAGGCCACCCACCCCCACCGGATAAGTTCCAGTTTGAGCTGAcgctggaggaagaagaggaggaggagctgtCTACTTCCCCAGGTGCATTTGAAGTGCGGGACTTGTCCCTGGCTCAGGATCCATCCGCAGCTGAGGAACTATGGGAGGTGGATGGCCAGGCTATGGCCACAGAGGTGAAGGTAAAGGAACCGCGCTTCACACCGCAAGGCGACTCAGCAGGTAGTGTGGCTGCGGGCGAGGACGAGTTCATGTCCCCAGATGCATCCGTGGAGGCTGGGGGCCGCAGCAGACCCCTGGCCCTGTCTGCTGAGagtccccctctgcctgccttgaGGACCCTGCCCCCTCCAGAGGAAGCCCCGGGCCTCCTGGGCCTCCCCTCCATGGCGGCCGAGGTGGGGGCCCAAAAAGAGCATCAGGCTGCCAAGAGGGCGTGCAGTGCCTGCACAGGAACATCTGGCGAggacccccccccactcccagctcctGGTGGGTGGGGGTCAGCTGGAGGTCCTACCTGA